From one Bacteroides intestinalis DSM 17393 genomic stretch:
- a CDS encoding PAS domain-containing hybrid sensor histidine kinase/response regulator, whose protein sequence is MIHFVIMAQDKIKMHDSSSHTTEKDENTELLKEKLLKVNSVLAAHQIALWEINVNTLECTFTQEYFESLGLDKVGICYQNLEEFCSFVHPDDKHLVSLDGFQKKLDGFEESKVLRVRCVGAHGEIVWLEDHLLSVEKDRSGNPKSLLCYTVNVTGQCERETRISRMEERNRKIIQALPEFIFIFDENFFLTDVLMSSDTILLHPVEQLRGADGRTIYSPEVSDLFLRNIRQCLEDGELKEIEYPLDVDDCERHYFQARIAPFEDNKVMALIHDIGDRVQRSNELIEAKQRAEEADRMKSVFLANMSHEIRTPLNAIVGFSEIIALTEDEVEKAEYLNIIQKNSNLLLQLINDILDLSRIESGKSEMNFQLVEMTGLIDEVEKVHRLKMKTGIRLNVICPDEEIWIMVDRNRITQVLFNFLSNAIKNTHEGTITLGLEVCGEWLKVYVTDTGCGIAKEKLPLIFNRFEKLNDFVQGTGLGLPICQSIVERLGGKISVESEVGVGSTFVMTLPYRQFVLGADGEPVEINAHVERRSDGRKKILIAEDTESNFMQINILLKKDYTISWVTNGEEAVNSFLRERPDLILMDIRMPVMNGIQATEKIRTIDIDLPIVAVTANAFLIEQQQALAAGCNDIIAKPYTYERLKETIIKYI, encoded by the coding sequence ATGATACACTTTGTTATTATGGCGCAAGACAAAATAAAAATGCATGATTCCTCTTCTCATACTACCGAGAAAGACGAGAACACGGAACTACTGAAAGAGAAATTATTGAAGGTCAACTCCGTTCTGGCTGCCCATCAAATTGCTCTCTGGGAGATAAATGTCAATACCCTGGAGTGCACTTTCACTCAGGAATATTTCGAAAGTTTAGGCTTGGATAAAGTCGGCATCTGTTATCAGAATTTGGAAGAGTTCTGTAGCTTTGTGCATCCCGATGATAAGCATTTGGTGTCGTTGGATGGCTTTCAAAAGAAATTGGATGGCTTTGAAGAGTCCAAAGTCTTACGCGTGCGTTGCGTAGGTGCGCATGGCGAAATAGTCTGGTTGGAGGACCACCTCTTATCTGTAGAGAAAGATAGAAGTGGAAATCCGAAAAGCCTCTTATGCTATACCGTGAATGTCACCGGGCAGTGCGAACGCGAAACGCGCATATCGCGCATGGAAGAGCGAAACCGGAAGATAATACAGGCATTGCCTGAATTCATCTTCATCTTTGATGAAAATTTCTTCCTCACCGACGTGTTAATGTCTTCTGACACCATTTTGCTCCATCCCGTTGAACAGCTACGGGGAGCGGATGGGCGCACCATCTATTCTCCCGAAGTCAGCGACCTGTTTCTACGGAACATACGTCAATGCCTCGAAGACGGGGAGTTGAAGGAGATAGAGTATCCCCTGGATGTGGATGATTGCGAAAGGCATTATTTCCAGGCACGCATCGCTCCGTTCGAAGATAATAAAGTGATGGCATTGATACACGATATCGGTGACAGGGTGCAACGCTCCAATGAACTCATCGAGGCGAAGCAGCGGGCAGAAGAGGCCGACCGCATGAAATCGGTGTTCTTGGCCAATATGAGCCACGAGATCCGCACTCCTTTGAATGCTATCGTGGGATTCTCTGAAATCATAGCTTTGACGGAAGATGAAGTGGAGAAAGCCGAATACCTGAACATCATCCAGAAGAATAGCAACCTGTTGTTGCAACTCATAAATGACATTCTGGACCTTTCCCGTATCGAGTCGGGAAAATCGGAAATGAACTTCCAGTTGGTCGAAATGACCGGACTGATTGACGAAGTGGAGAAAGTGCATCGCCTGAAAATGAAAACGGGCATCCGACTGAATGTGATATGTCCCGATGAGGAAATCTGGATTATGGTGGACCGGAACAGGATTACGCAAGTGCTGTTCAACTTTCTCTCTAATGCCATTAAGAATACCCATGAAGGGACCATCACCTTGGGGTTGGAGGTCTGCGGAGAATGGTTGAAGGTGTATGTAACGGATACCGGTTGCGGCATTGCGAAGGAGAAATTGCCCTTGATTTTCAACCGTTTCGAAAAGCTGAACGATTTTGTTCAGGGCACGGGTCTGGGGCTCCCCATCTGCCAGAGCATCGTGGAGAGATTGGGAGGAAAGATTTCCGTAGAGTCCGAAGTAGGAGTGGGGAGCACTTTCGTGATGACCCTTCCTTACCGCCAGTTTGTGTTGGGAGCGGATGGTGAACCTGTTGAAATCAATGCCCACGTAGAGCGAAGATCAGACGGCAGGAAGAAAATTCTGATAGCTGAAGATACGGAGTCTAACTTTATGCAGATAAACATTTTGCTGAAGAAGGACTACACCATTTCGTGGGTTACCAATGGCGAAGAGGCCGTAAATAGTTTCTTGCGTGAGCGTCCCGACCTGATATTGATGGACATCCGCATGCCGGTGATGAACGGTATTCAGGCTACGGAAAAGATACGTACCATCGACATCGATTTGCCTATCGTTGCGGTGACGGCCAATGCTTTCCTGATAGAGCAACAACAAGCATTAGCCGCCGGGTGCAATGATATTATTGCCAAACCATATACTTACGAAAGATTGAAGGAAACAATCATCAAGTATATTTGA
- the mnmE gene encoding tRNA uridine-5-carboxymethylaminomethyl(34) synthesis GTPase MnmE, with product MNQDTICAIATAQGGAIGSIRVSGADAIRITSHIFTPAKSGKALADCKPYTLTFGKIHDGEEIIDEVLVSLFRAPHSYTGEDSTEITCHGSSYILQQVLQLLIKHGCRLAGPGEYTQRAFLNGKMDLSQAEAVADLIASSSAATHRLAMSQMRGGFSKELTELRNQLLHFTSLIELELDFSDHEELEFADRTELYRLADHIEGVISRLVHSFSVGNAIKNGVPVAIIGETNAGKSTLLNVLLNEDKAIVSDIHGTTRDVIEDTTNIGGITFRFIDTAGIRETNDTIESLGIERTFQKLEQAEIVLWMIDATDATSQMNQLSGQILPRLERKHLILVFNKSDLSGTAHSDEVLSAASSIIPDAECIFISAKKRQNTDVLQKKLIAAANLPTITQNDVIVTNARHYEALTHALEAIRRVQQGLANNLSGDFVAQDIRECIFHLSDIAGEVTNDMVLQNIFQHFCIGK from the coding sequence ATGAATCAGGATACCATCTGTGCCATTGCCACGGCCCAAGGAGGAGCAATCGGAAGCATTCGCGTCTCAGGAGCGGACGCCATTCGTATCACCAGCCACATTTTCACCCCGGCAAAATCCGGTAAAGCGCTGGCAGATTGCAAACCTTATACACTGACTTTCGGGAAGATACACGATGGAGAAGAAATTATCGACGAGGTTCTTGTCAGCCTGTTTCGCGCCCCGCACTCTTACACGGGCGAAGATAGTACGGAGATCACCTGCCACGGTTCGAGTTATATCTTGCAACAGGTTTTACAATTGCTCATCAAGCACGGTTGCCGCCTGGCGGGACCGGGGGAATACACGCAACGCGCCTTTCTCAATGGAAAGATGGATTTGAGCCAGGCCGAAGCCGTGGCGGACCTGATTGCTTCTTCATCTGCCGCCACCCACCGCCTTGCCATGAGCCAGATGCGTGGCGGATTCAGTAAGGAGCTTACGGAGCTACGCAACCAGTTGCTACACTTCACTTCACTGATTGAACTGGAACTGGATTTCAGCGACCATGAAGAGTTGGAGTTTGCGGACAGAACGGAGCTTTACCGATTGGCGGATCACATCGAAGGAGTCATTTCCCGACTGGTACATTCGTTCAGCGTAGGAAATGCGATCAAAAACGGCGTACCGGTAGCCATCATCGGCGAAACGAATGCCGGGAAATCAACGCTTCTCAATGTATTGCTGAACGAGGACAAGGCTATCGTGAGCGACATTCACGGCACTACGCGCGACGTGATTGAAGACACGACCAATATCGGCGGTATTACTTTCCGTTTCATTGACACGGCAGGTATCCGCGAAACCAATGATACGATTGAGAGTCTGGGCATAGAGCGCACGTTCCAAAAACTGGAACAAGCGGAGATCGTGCTTTGGATGATTGATGCAACGGACGCAACGTCGCAAATGAATCAGCTATCGGGGCAGATACTTCCGCGTCTGGAAAGAAAGCATTTGATATTGGTATTCAACAAATCGGATTTGTCGGGCACGGCTCATTCTGATGAGGTGCTTTCTGCGGCCTCTTCCATCATTCCTGACGCCGAATGTATTTTTATTTCCGCCAAGAAAAGGCAAAATACGGATGTGCTTCAGAAGAAACTTATAGCCGCCGCCAATCTGCCTACGATAACCCAGAACGACGTGATAGTGACCAATGCCCGCCATTACGAAGCCCTCACGCATGCTTTAGAAGCCATCAGACGCGTACAACAGGGATTGGCAAACAATCTTTCAGGGGACTTCGTGGCCCAGGACATCAGGGAATGCATCTTCCATTTGAGCGACATCGCGGGGGAGGTGACGAATGATATGGTGCTACAAAATATATTTCAACATTTTTGCATCGGCAAATAA
- a CDS encoding helix-turn-helix domain-containing protein, which produces MSSKIDIQKRCKWCNAVFTAHKTTTEYCSHRCANLAYKDRVRKQRIESLQHELGKSIKTPPNLNKEYLTPSEVAELLNIGRTSIYRYIRNGTIKVIRFERKTLVRRADIENMTDYLSPENEKTPTKEKSPITDFYTTAEVKEKYHVNESWIFVVAKKNNIPRTFNRGKTYWSKKHIDAYFAKKAPNPDITEWYSTQEMQEKFGMTLSAIYCFVSKNAIPKKKEGIMVYYSKKHVDIVKGITAPEEPQYYTVAEAMEKFNLTRDQLYHYAKYHNIPKVKKGKYTLISKPELDRLLAAPKIE; this is translated from the coding sequence ATGAGTAGTAAAATCGACATTCAGAAAAGATGTAAGTGGTGCAATGCTGTTTTCACAGCCCATAAGACCACCACAGAGTATTGTTCACACCGATGCGCCAATCTTGCCTACAAAGACAGGGTTAGGAAACAGCGCATTGAAAGTCTGCAACACGAATTAGGGAAAAGCATAAAGACACCTCCTAATTTGAACAAGGAGTATCTTACTCCATCAGAAGTAGCCGAGTTATTAAATATTGGGCGTACTTCTATATATCGCTATATCCGCAATGGAACAATCAAAGTAATCCGATTTGAAAGGAAAACGCTTGTTCGCAGAGCTGATATAGAAAACATGACAGACTATCTTTCGCCCGAAAACGAGAAGACACCAACAAAAGAGAAATCCCCTATCACCGACTTCTATACCACTGCCGAAGTGAAAGAGAAATACCATGTAAACGAGTCATGGATATTTGTGGTAGCCAAGAAGAATAACATCCCCCGAACTTTCAATCGTGGCAAGACCTACTGGAGCAAGAAACATATAGATGCTTACTTCGCCAAGAAAGCCCCAAATCCAGACATTACCGAATGGTATAGCACCCAAGAAATGCAGGAGAAGTTCGGTATGACTTTGTCCGCAATCTATTGTTTCGTTTCCAAGAATGCCATTCCGAAGAAGAAAGAGGGCATCATGGTGTACTATTCCAAGAAGCATGTGGATATTGTCAAAGGTATTACTGCACCCGAAGAACCGCAATATTATACGGTAGCTGAAGCGATGGAGAAGTTCAACCTTACCCGAGACCAACTCTATCATTATGCCAAGTACCATAATATCCCAAAGGTCAAGAAAGGTAAATACACACTTATCTCCAAGCCTGAGCTGGATAGGTTGCTTGCTGCTCCAAAGATTGAATAA
- a CDS encoding site-specific integrase: MTHTCTKVTVRQREIRNNRISLYLDYYPAVRNPETMQMSRREYLGIYIYAHPKNEMEREFNNDMLNKAEAIRCIRVQSLINEEFGFLDKTKQKADFLAYFKKMCRNKDQKWQFVYQHFYNFVKGQCTFGDVNVDLCKKFREYLLNAKQLKHSNRPISLNSASGYYSTFRGLLKIAYRDKWFRENINDYLDKIEPQDVKKEYLTLDEVKQLAATPCDIPVLKAASLFACLTGLRISDILNLQWEDFTIAPDQGYCLRIRTQKTQTEATLPISYEAYELCGTPGTGKVFKDLKRSMINYPLKSWLKKAGITKPITFHGFRHSYAVIQISLGTDIYTVSKMLTHKNVSTTQIYADLVNSKKRETANKISLK, from the coding sequence ATGACACACACGTGTACAAAAGTAACAGTTCGTCAGAGAGAGATTCGGAATAATCGTATCTCCTTGTATCTGGATTATTATCCGGCAGTCCGTAACCCCGAAACGATGCAGATGAGCCGCAGAGAATACCTTGGCATCTACATCTATGCTCACCCGAAAAACGAGATGGAACGGGAGTTCAACAATGATATGCTGAACAAGGCAGAGGCTATCCGCTGCATCCGGGTACAATCGCTCATCAACGAAGAGTTCGGTTTCTTAGACAAGACCAAGCAGAAAGCCGATTTCCTTGCCTACTTCAAGAAAATGTGCCGGAATAAAGACCAGAAATGGCAGTTCGTCTATCAGCATTTCTACAACTTCGTCAAAGGGCAATGTACCTTTGGCGATGTGAATGTGGATTTATGCAAAAAGTTCCGTGAATACTTGCTGAATGCCAAGCAACTCAAACACAGCAACCGTCCTATATCCCTCAATTCGGCATCCGGCTACTACTCTACCTTCAGAGGATTGTTGAAGATTGCCTATCGGGACAAATGGTTTCGGGAGAACATCAATGATTACCTTGATAAGATTGAGCCACAAGATGTGAAGAAGGAGTATTTGACATTGGACGAAGTGAAGCAACTCGCTGCCACTCCTTGCGACATCCCCGTATTGAAAGCCGCTTCTCTATTCGCTTGTCTGACAGGCTTACGCATCAGCGACATTCTCAATCTGCAATGGGAAGACTTCACTATCGCTCCCGACCAAGGCTATTGTTTACGTATCAGAACACAGAAAACCCAGACGGAAGCGACACTCCCCATCAGTTACGAAGCCTACGAACTATGCGGCACACCCGGAACAGGCAAAGTTTTCAAGGATTTGAAGCGAAGTATGATTAATTACCCACTGAAAAGCTGGCTCAAAAAGGCAGGAATAACGAAACCGATAACCTTTCACGGATTCAGACATTCGTATGCAGTCATACAAATATCCTTAGGCACAGATATTTACACTGTATCAAAGATGCTAACGCATAAGAATGTGTCCACAACTCAAATATATGCCGATTTGGTCAATTCCAAGAAGCGAGAAACAGCCAATAAAATATCACTCAAATAG
- a CDS encoding HNH endonuclease, which translates to MRKLGRIIRDISELMNNLCQVDTYLNDDNEENYKNIVRLIANGTNFVVYKSDGQYHFAPSRFVGYLNNDLLTHLVKKNGKNGRETSPTIDSIIGHTRAFNQALEDEYLGFCDRLGITPKHMVNTQRKYWLLDNKQNKIYTEEYYEGSLQQALVNRYERNPIARKKCIEKHGCICQVCGMDFSKVYGELGNGFIHVHHIVPISALKGEAHKIEPENGLVPVCPNCHAMLHKGKLSIEELRKILGK; encoded by the coding sequence ATGAGAAAATTAGGCAGAATTATCAGAGATATATCAGAACTTATGAATAACCTGTGTCAAGTTGACACGTATCTGAATGATGATAATGAGGAAAACTACAAAAATATAGTTCGTCTTATTGCTAATGGTACAAATTTCGTTGTATATAAGTCTGATGGACAATATCATTTTGCACCAAGTCGATTTGTCGGGTATCTAAATAATGATTTGTTGACACATCTGGTAAAAAAGAATGGGAAGAACGGTAGAGAAACATCTCCTACTATTGATAGTATTATTGGGCACACAAGGGCTTTTAATCAGGCATTAGAAGATGAATATTTAGGATTTTGTGATAGGTTGGGCATTACTCCTAAACATATGGTTAATACTCAAAGAAAATACTGGTTATTAGACAATAAACAGAACAAAATATACACAGAGGAATATTATGAGGGTTCTTTGCAACAAGCATTAGTCAATAGATACGAGCGTAATCCTATTGCTCGTAAAAAATGCATTGAAAAACACGGATGTATATGCCAAGTTTGTGGAATGGACTTTAGCAAAGTGTATGGAGAATTGGGTAATGGATTTATTCATGTACACCACATTGTTCCCATTTCGGCACTGAAAGGGGAAGCGCATAAAATAGAACCTGAAAATGGCCTTGTTCCTGTATGCCCTAATTGCCATGCAATGTTGCATAAAGGCAAACTTAGCATAGAGGAACTTAGAAAGATATTAGGCAAGTGA
- a CDS encoding helix-turn-helix domain-containing protein yields MQKETVTFDKLPEAVGYLTEQVIELKRMVSELQPPASDKHVLVEIEDACRIIRKAKPTIYTLVRKGLLPAYKKGKKLYFYEDELLAWIENGRRKTSEQTYEEMLANMQSGVRHKPKSSVQF; encoded by the coding sequence ATGCAAAAAGAAACAGTAACATTTGATAAGCTGCCCGAAGCGGTAGGTTATCTGACCGAACAGGTCATCGAGTTGAAAAGAATGGTGTCGGAACTTCAACCGCCAGCATCAGACAAACATGTGTTGGTTGAGATTGAGGATGCTTGCCGTATCATTAGAAAAGCCAAGCCTACCATTTATACATTGGTTCGCAAGGGGTTGCTTCCTGCCTATAAGAAAGGGAAGAAGCTCTATTTCTACGAAGACGAACTTCTGGCTTGGATTGAGAACGGGCGTAGAAAGACTTCCGAGCAAACATACGAGGAGATGCTGGCAAATATGCAGAGCGGTGTCCGCCATAAGCCCAAATCATCGGTGCAATTTTAA
- a CDS encoding DUF3987 domain-containing protein produces MDTYSINPAFIIDEAIDLSTRLSGTAFPVSIFPVKIQRIIREVHECHNYPTDYIAAAILTAIAVGIGNTHLAQIKQGWVESPILYMALIGRPGANKSHPLSFAMKPFLDYDYRQNQEFEKALAKYDELMSMSRKERAESGGEQFPQEPIRKRFLVSDVTPEGLSLIHAQNKRGLCLWADELSAWFKNFNRYNNGSEEQFWLSVFSAKTTMSDRKNTKSSIFIKRPYISVIGTIQKKILNELAKGERSSNGFIDRILFVMPNLQQKARWNDKELPEDIEQEWNDVIAKLIQSECNLNEHGEIEPQILFFSEDAKKQLYEWQHHFSELCDRETNDTIVSIYCKLEIYIIRFCLIIQLARWTCGECDKACIDLLTVERAIKLTEYFKESALSVQNILNENALNSQQQVIVNLLPPSFTTAQAIQIAEQNGMKERTFQRFLNDNIGTLFRKEKHGEYSKINP; encoded by the coding sequence ATGGATACATATTCTATTAATCCGGCATTCATCATTGATGAAGCAATTGATTTAAGTACAAGATTGTCTGGCACGGCATTTCCCGTCAGCATATTCCCAGTAAAAATCCAACGCATCATCCGTGAGGTTCACGAATGCCATAACTACCCTACCGACTACATTGCCGCAGCCATCCTCACGGCAATAGCAGTCGGCATAGGCAACACGCACCTTGCCCAAATCAAGCAGGGTTGGGTGGAAAGCCCCATCCTGTATATGGCATTGATTGGAAGACCGGGAGCGAACAAAAGCCATCCGCTCAGTTTTGCAATGAAACCATTTCTTGATTATGACTACCGACAGAATCAGGAATTTGAAAAGGCTCTTGCCAAGTATGATGAGTTGATGAGCATGAGCCGCAAGGAACGTGCGGAAAGCGGCGGAGAGCAATTTCCGCAAGAACCTATCCGCAAACGCTTCTTGGTTTCGGATGTAACGCCCGAAGGTTTGAGCCTCATTCATGCACAAAACAAACGTGGGCTATGCTTGTGGGCAGATGAATTATCCGCTTGGTTCAAGAATTTCAACCGCTATAACAACGGTTCGGAAGAACAGTTCTGGCTCTCAGTGTTCAGTGCCAAGACCACCATGTCCGACCGAAAGAATACCAAGAGTTCCATCTTCATCAAACGTCCGTATATATCGGTCATTGGTACTATCCAAAAGAAAATCTTGAACGAGTTGGCTAAAGGTGAACGCTCCAGCAACGGGTTTATCGACCGCATTCTGTTTGTGATGCCCAACCTGCAACAGAAAGCACGGTGGAATGACAAAGAGCTTCCGGAAGATATAGAGCAAGAGTGGAATGACGTCATTGCCAAATTGATACAATCGGAGTGCAACCTCAATGAACATGGAGAGATTGAACCGCAAATTCTCTTCTTCTCAGAAGATGCCAAGAAACAGCTTTACGAGTGGCAGCACCATTTCTCTGAGTTGTGCGACCGGGAAACGAACGACACCATCGTGAGTATCTATTGCAAGTTGGAGATATACATCATCCGCTTTTGTCTGATTATCCAACTGGCACGATGGACTTGCGGAGAGTGTGACAAGGCTTGTATTGACCTATTGACGGTGGAGAGAGCCATTAAACTGACGGAGTATTTCAAAGAGTCCGCATTGAGCGTACAAAATATTCTGAATGAGAATGCCCTTAACAGCCAGCAACAGGTGATAGTCAATCTGCTGCCTCCTTCCTTTACGACAGCCCAAGCCATACAGATAGCCGAGCAAAACGGGATGAAGGAGCGGACATTTCAACGATTTCTCAATGACAATATCGGGACTCTGTTCCGCAAAGAGAAACATGGAGAATATTCAAAGATTAACCCGTGA
- a CDS encoding DUF6371 domain-containing protein — protein MSTHRFILEPYKGVCTRHTCPNCHRKRCFSKYIDTEKRIQFPDYVGRCDHEQKCGYHFTPRDYFERHPSEKEKLSEDNLRSYAPIKEVEPKATSYIDLDIVNQSLQRYPENKLFQFLSAQFGEAETLKLMKKYKVGTSKHWDGATVFWQMDYQNRVRTGKIMLYNPTTGKRIKEPYNHVTWVHSVLHKEDYNLKQCFFGEHLLPEDKSRPVALVESEKTAIIASYHLPQFLWIASGGKNGCFNANSLSVLAGRSVVLFPDLGATDYWQSKISLMKSYGINVQLFDYLEAKATENERKEGYDIADYLLKVRPDEAILQQMIKRNPNLKTLIETFDLKLISVQRDIPQPKVSPPKKRGFRL, from the coding sequence ATGAGTACACATAGATTCATTTTAGAACCTTACAAAGGTGTCTGCACACGGCATACTTGCCCGAACTGCCACCGCAAAAGATGTTTTTCCAAATACATTGATACGGAGAAACGAATCCAGTTCCCTGATTACGTGGGGCGTTGCGACCACGAGCAGAAATGTGGTTATCACTTCACGCCCCGTGATTACTTTGAACGGCATCCTTCTGAGAAAGAAAAGTTGTCCGAGGATAACCTTAGGAGCTATGCGCCTATAAAAGAAGTCGAGCCAAAAGCCACTTCCTACATTGATTTGGATATAGTCAATCAGTCATTGCAACGCTATCCTGAGAATAAACTGTTCCAATTCTTATCGGCCCAATTCGGAGAAGCGGAAACATTAAAACTGATGAAGAAATACAAAGTAGGTACTTCCAAACATTGGGATGGTGCAACCGTATTTTGGCAAATGGATTATCAGAACAGAGTCCGCACTGGTAAGATAATGCTTTACAATCCGACAACAGGTAAGCGGATAAAAGAACCGTACAATCATGTCACGTGGGTACACTCCGTACTGCATAAGGAGGACTATAATTTGAAACAATGTTTCTTCGGTGAACATTTGCTTCCAGAAGACAAAAGCCGTCCAGTTGCATTAGTCGAAAGCGAAAAAACGGCAATCATTGCATCCTACCACCTACCCCAATTCTTATGGATTGCATCAGGTGGAAAGAACGGTTGTTTCAACGCTAACAGCCTGTCCGTTCTTGCAGGAAGAAGCGTTGTGTTATTTCCCGATTTGGGAGCAACCGACTATTGGCAGAGCAAAATCAGTCTGATGAAAAGCTATGGAATTAATGTGCAACTGTTCGATTATCTGGAAGCCAAAGCTACCGAGAATGAACGGAAAGAGGGATACGACATTGCCGATTATCTGTTGAAAGTACGCCCCGATGAAGCCATACTCCAACAAATGATTAAGAGGAATCCGAACTTGAAAACACTGATAGAGACATTCGATTTGAAGCTCATCAGCGTACAACGAGACATCCCTCAACCAAAGGTTTCACCACCAAAGAAACGAGGATTCAGACTTTGA
- a CDS encoding MobC family plasmid mobilization relaxosome protein, with the protein MEKKYTITLRLSYDQFAWLGALCRRSKQTQSAVIRSLIENGTVRERITKEHIHIIRQLIGESTNLNQLAKQANTYGFFAVAKRCEEMAQRINQLIKQLKDDR; encoded by the coding sequence ATGGAAAAGAAATATACGATAACTCTCCGTCTGTCATACGACCAATTCGCATGGCTCGGTGCGCTTTGCAGACGGAGCAAGCAGACACAAAGTGCAGTCATCCGTTCGCTCATTGAGAATGGAACGGTACGTGAGCGAATCACGAAAGAGCATATCCACATCATCCGTCAGTTGATAGGTGAAAGCACCAATCTTAACCAGTTGGCGAAGCAGGCAAACACCTACGGCTTCTTTGCCGTTGCCAAAAGATGCGAGGAGATGGCGCAGCGTATTAACCAACTTATAAAGCAACTGAAAGATGATAGGTAA
- a CDS encoding relaxase/mobilization nuclease domain-containing protein, giving the protein MIGKQTKGTSFGGCVRYVLKEEKSKLLEAAGVDGTPEQMAEQFELQALLNDKVKNIVGHTSLNFSPEDGERLKSDDALMLQIAHDYMKLMGIENTQYIIARHIDREHPHCHIVFNRVDNDGKTISDKNDFHRNEKVCKMLTAKYRLHFANGKDHIKEERLRPYDRAKHEIYKALKEELPKAQNWDELKEALADRDIDMKFKVSRTTREIQGVKFEYDGFSFSGSKVSREFSYLNIDNRLKQNACASSFEYPKQGFTHKDEEVQQSISQSDNGSSIGLGLLNGSSSYDATAAEEAEFNRLMKKKKAKRKRGFHL; this is encoded by the coding sequence ATGATAGGTAAGCAAACCAAAGGAACATCGTTCGGTGGTTGTGTCCGGTATGTTCTGAAAGAGGAGAAATCCAAGTTGTTGGAAGCAGCCGGAGTGGATGGTACACCTGAACAGATGGCAGAGCAATTTGAATTACAGGCGTTGCTCAACGATAAGGTAAAGAATATTGTCGGACACACCTCACTCAACTTCTCTCCTGAAGATGGCGAACGCCTGAAGTCTGATGATGCGTTGATGTTGCAAATCGCCCATGACTATATGAAACTGATGGGCATCGAAAACACGCAGTACATCATCGCCCGGCATATCGACCGTGAGCATCCGCATTGCCACATCGTTTTCAATCGTGTGGACAATGACGGTAAGACGATTAGCGACAAGAACGACTTCCACAGAAATGAAAAGGTGTGTAAGATGCTGACGGCAAAATACCGCTTGCACTTTGCCAACGGCAAAGACCATATCAAGGAGGAACGCTTGCGTCCATACGACCGGGCAAAGCACGAGATATACAAAGCGTTGAAAGAGGAGCTGCCCAAAGCTCAAAATTGGGATGAACTGAAAGAAGCCCTTGCCGACCGTGACATTGATATGAAATTCAAGGTCAGCCGGACTACACGGGAAATACAGGGTGTCAAGTTTGAGTATGACGGTTTTTCTTTCTCCGGCTCAAAGGTCAGTCGGGAGTTCAGCTATTTGAATATCGACAACCGATTGAAACAGAATGCTTGTGCTTCTTCATTTGAATACCCCAAGCAAGGGTTCACGCATAAAGATGAAGAAGTGCAGCAAAGCATTTCCCAATCCGACAACGGCTCAAGTATCGGTCTTGGTCTGTTGAATGGCAGTTCATCATACGATGCCACTGCCGCAGAAGAAGCAGAGTTCAATCGCCTGATGAAAAAGAAAAAGGCTAAGCGCAAGCGAGGCTTTCATTTATAA
- a CDS encoding helix-turn-helix domain-containing protein translates to MDKPMNRIKEVLEERGIKQTWLAEKLGKSFCIVNAYVCNRRQPSLEVLFEIADILNIDVKDLIKDR, encoded by the coding sequence ATGGATAAACCCATGAATCGGATAAAAGAGGTACTTGAAGAAAGAGGTATCAAACAAACTTGGCTGGCCGAGAAACTCGGCAAGAGTTTCTGTATAGTCAATGCGTATGTATGCAACAGACGGCAACCAAGTTTGGAAGTGCTATTTGAAATTGCTGATATATTGAATATTGATGTGAAAGATTTAATAAAAGACAGATGA